In Lewinellaceae bacterium, a single window of DNA contains:
- a CDS encoding DNA polymerase III subunit alpha yields MFLNCHTYYSLRYGTLSPEELVERAKRWGIATLALTDINNTSCACEFVRRCEQEGIKPVIGIDFRRDGRRLYTGLAKNAEGFSELNKLLTDCSLDGRPLPDQPPPMDNAWIIFPRLFKPITDFRENELLGIRPEHVARLFSHQLLKHQHKLVALCPVAFADDEGYQIHRLLQAIDQNTLITKLNPKVMAKATERLIPPATLRSYYQSYPRLLRNTERIVESCSLQFESGLQNNRQTFTGSKEGDFKLLEKLALNGCGRRYGSHDKKARERAHRELKVIREQDFCSYFLITWDIVRYAHAAGYHHVGRGSGANSIVAYCLHITDVDPLELGLYFERFINPYRSSPPDFDIDFSWDERDDVTDYIFKRYGREHTGLLATYSTFQGRAIVRELGKVYGLPKFEIDKIIADPFHPEEHHELSKTILHYGRRLEGFPNYLSIHAGGVVISEKPIHYFTALQMMPKGFPITHFDMYHAEELGFHKFDVLSQRGLGHIKDAVDLVKQNQGRAVDVHDIEHIKQDPQVKAQLRSGNCMGCFYIESPAMRGLLRKLRCDNYLHLVAASSIIRPGVAQSGMMREYIRRFHQPHSFRYLHPVFEEQLGETFGVMVYQEDVMKIVHHFAGLGLDESDVLRRIMSGKKYKDDTFERLRRKYFGNCRARGHSDELAQEVWRQIESFSGYSFCKAHSASFAVESFQSLYLKAYFPLEFMVAVINNFGGFYQPEYYFHEARMNGGIIHAPCANHSQYLTTLKGKDIYIGFVHLHGMERQAAHRIVAERARGGPFRSLEDFINRLPITPDQLDLLIRIGAFRFTGRNKYELMWDRVALMDPKGKWDGALSLFETGKSEVGSGNGNQSTADEEGRELFPPSHFRLPPSDSPLPTSFEQAFDEIELLGFPLCSPFDLLESKHCGDCITLSARLGDFVGRVVKVLGYYACKKDVRTSKGQLMAFGCWLGQDGHFFDTTHFPEFLKAFPFRGKGIYKIEGKVVEEFGFPSMEVIRMERLAYRKDERY; encoded by the coding sequence ATGTTCCTCAACTGCCACACCTACTACAGCCTGCGTTACGGAACGCTCTCGCCGGAAGAACTGGTGGAGCGGGCGAAACGATGGGGCATCGCCACGCTGGCGTTGACGGACATCAACAACACCAGCTGTGCCTGCGAGTTCGTGCGGCGGTGCGAGCAGGAGGGCATCAAACCCGTCATAGGCATCGACTTCCGCCGCGACGGCCGGCGCCTGTACACCGGGCTGGCGAAAAATGCCGAAGGCTTTTCCGAACTGAATAAGCTGCTGACGGACTGCTCCCTGGACGGCAGGCCCCTGCCCGATCAGCCGCCGCCCATGGACAATGCCTGGATCATCTTTCCCCGCCTGTTTAAACCCATTACAGACTTTCGGGAGAATGAGCTGCTGGGCATCCGGCCAGAGCACGTGGCGCGGCTCTTTTCGCACCAACTCCTGAAGCATCAGCACAAACTGGTGGCGCTTTGCCCCGTGGCCTTCGCCGATGATGAAGGCTATCAAATCCACCGCTTGCTGCAGGCCATTGACCAGAATACGCTCATCACCAAATTGAACCCTAAAGTGATGGCCAAGGCTACCGAACGGCTGATCCCGCCGGCTACCTTGCGTTCTTACTACCAAAGCTACCCCCGCCTCCTGCGCAATACGGAGCGCATCGTGGAAAGCTGCAGCCTGCAGTTCGAAAGCGGCCTGCAGAACAACCGCCAAACCTTTACCGGCAGCAAGGAGGGCGATTTCAAGCTATTAGAAAAACTGGCGCTCAACGGCTGCGGGCGCCGCTACGGCAGCCACGACAAAAAAGCCCGGGAGCGGGCCCACCGTGAACTTAAGGTGATCCGCGAGCAGGACTTCTGCTCTTACTTTCTCATCACCTGGGATATCGTGCGCTACGCCCATGCCGCCGGCTACCACCACGTGGGGCGGGGCAGCGGCGCCAATTCCATCGTCGCCTACTGCCTCCATATCACCGATGTCGACCCGCTGGAGCTGGGCCTCTACTTCGAGCGCTTCATCAACCCTTACCGCAGCTCTCCGCCCGATTTCGACATCGACTTCTCCTGGGATGAGCGCGACGACGTGACCGACTACATCTTCAAGCGCTACGGCCGGGAGCACACCGGCCTGCTGGCCACCTATTCCACCTTCCAGGGCCGCGCCATCGTGCGGGAACTGGGCAAGGTGTACGGCCTGCCCAAATTCGAGATCGACAAGATCATCGCCGATCCCTTCCACCCGGAAGAGCACCACGAGCTGTCCAAAACCATCCTGCACTACGGCCGCCGCCTGGAAGGCTTTCCCAACTACCTGTCCATCCACGCCGGAGGCGTCGTCATCTCCGAAAAGCCGATCCATTATTTTACGGCCCTGCAGATGATGCCCAAGGGTTTCCCCATCACCCATTTCGACATGTACCACGCCGAGGAGCTGGGGTTCCACAAGTTCGACGTGCTGAGCCAGCGCGGCCTGGGGCACATCAAGGACGCGGTGGATTTGGTAAAGCAAAACCAGGGCCGGGCGGTGGATGTGCATGATATTGAGCACATCAAGCAGGACCCGCAGGTGAAGGCTCAGTTGCGCTCCGGCAACTGCATGGGCTGTTTCTACATTGAATCGCCCGCCATGCGGGGGCTGCTCAGGAAGTTGCGCTGCGACAACTACCTGCACCTGGTGGCGGCCAGCTCCATCATCCGGCCGGGGGTGGCGCAGTCGGGCATGATGCGGGAGTACATCCGGCGTTTTCACCAGCCGCATAGCTTCCGGTACCTGCACCCCGTTTTCGAAGAGCAGTTGGGGGAGACTTTCGGTGTGATGGTCTACCAGGAAGACGTGATGAAGATCGTGCACCACTTCGCCGGGCTGGGGCTGGACGAGAGCGACGTGCTGCGCCGCATCATGTCGGGCAAGAAGTACAAAGACGACACCTTCGAACGCCTCCGCCGGAAGTACTTCGGCAATTGCCGCGCCCGCGGCCATTCCGATGAACTGGCGCAGGAGGTATGGCGGCAGATCGAGAGCTTCTCGGGCTATTCCTTCTGCAAGGCACACTCTGCCAGCTTTGCCGTGGAGAGCTTTCAGAGCCTCTACCTCAAGGCTTACTTCCCCCTGGAGTTCATGGTGGCGGTGATCAACAACTTCGGCGGTTTCTATCAGCCGGAATACTACTTCCACGAGGCCCGCATGAACGGCGGCATCATCCACGCTCCCTGCGCGAACCACAGCCAGTACCTCACTACCCTCAAAGGCAAGGATATTTACATCGGTTTCGTTCACCTGCACGGCATGGAGCGGCAGGCCGCGCATCGCATCGTCGCCGAGCGCGCCCGGGGAGGCCCCTTCCGCAGCCTGGAGGATTTTATCAACCGCCTGCCCATCACGCCCGATCAACTGGACCTCCTCATCCGCATCGGCGCCTTCCGCTTCACCGGCAGGAACAAGTACGAGCTGATGTGGGATAGGGTGGCATTGATGGACCCGAAGGGGAAGTGGGATGGGGCGTTGTCGCTGTTTGAAACTGGGAAGTCGGAAGTGGGAAGTGGGAATGGCAATCAGAGCACTGCTGACGAGGAAGGCCGGGAGCTCTTTCCCCCTTCTCACTTCCGACTTCCCCCTTCCGACTCCCCCCTTCCGACTTCCTTCGAGCAGGCTTTCGACGAGATCGAGCTGCTCGGTTTCCCGCTCTGCTCCCCCTTCGACCTGCTGGAGAGCAAACACTGTGGGGACTGCATCACCCTCTCCGCCCGGCTCGGGGATTTTGTGGGGCGCGTGGTTAAGGTATTGGGCTACTACGCCTGCAAGAAAGACGTGCGCACGAGCAAGGGCCAACTCATGGCCTTCGGTTGCTGGCTGGGGCAGGACGGGCACTTCTTCGATACGACGCATTTTCCGGAGTTTCTTAAGGCCTTTCCTTTTCGCGGAAAGGGTATTTATAAGATCGAGGGCAAGGTGGTGGAAGAGTTTGGCTTTCCGAGCATGGAGGTGATCCGGATGGAAAGGCTGGCGTATAGAAAGGATGAGAGATATTAA